In a single window of the Pseudomonas entomophila genome:
- a CDS encoding CheR family methyltransferase → MPRPPLLSEDNFARIRQRVEQATGVYLANDRRAVVAARLHKRLKAHRLSTFDQYLTLLDQQQGTQEHDQLLRLLVARDSYFFREHRHFEWLARWLPALGHPARLWSAACATGEEAWSLAMVAAEHAQLPGWQVLASDFDTQRLEHASAGIYDIAQARYFPEGWLTRHCLCGIGEMAGRLRVAPALREQVRFEAINLIRPLPEHLERFDVILLRNLLSSLAPRHRGGMLRQLLAHLRPGGLLMIGHSESIHELDLPLRPLLPSVFERL, encoded by the coding sequence ATGCCGCGCCCGCCACTGCTCAGCGAAGACAACTTTGCGCGCATTCGCCAGCGGGTCGAGCAAGCTACCGGCGTGTACCTGGCCAACGACCGCCGCGCCGTAGTCGCTGCGCGCCTGCACAAGCGCCTGAAAGCTCATCGCCTGAGCACCTTCGATCAATACCTCACACTGCTCGACCAGCAGCAGGGCACGCAGGAGCACGATCAGTTGCTGCGCCTGCTGGTCGCTCGCGACAGCTACTTCTTCCGTGAGCATCGCCATTTCGAGTGGCTGGCCCGCTGGCTGCCCGCTCTTGGCCACCCCGCACGCCTCTGGAGCGCCGCCTGCGCCACCGGCGAGGAAGCCTGGAGCCTGGCCATGGTTGCCGCCGAGCACGCCCAACTGCCCGGCTGGCAAGTGCTGGCCAGCGACTTCGACACGCAACGCCTGGAACATGCCAGTGCCGGCATCTACGACATCGCCCAGGCCCGCTACTTTCCCGAAGGCTGGTTGACCCGCCACTGCCTGTGCGGCATCGGCGAGATGGCCGGCCGCCTGCGCGTCGCGCCCGCCTTGCGCGAGCAGGTGCGCTTCGAAGCGATCAACCTGATCCGGCCGCTGCCCGAACATCTGGAGCGCTTCGACGTCATTCTTCTGCGCAACCTGCTGTCGAGCCTGGCGCCACGCCACAGAGGTGGCATGCTCCGGCAGTTGCTGGCGCACCTGCGCCCCGGCGGCCTGTTGATGATCGGCCACAGCGAAAGCATCCACGAACTGGACCTGCCCCTGCGTCCGCTACTGCCGTCGGTGTTCGAGCGCCTATGA
- a CDS encoding glycine zipper domain-containing protein yields the protein MKKYSSILLLSFSLLSGVAMAGGTTEAGIGGALGGVLGSVVGNSIGGSTGGAIGAGLGGAAGGALGADKRQRGEAAIGGALGAAGGNVVGRSMGGTTGSYIGAAAGGGAGGALGNYMGNKADEDERHESRRYRRDYDDRRYYDRGHHYGHRKHKRHWRD from the coding sequence ATGAAGAAGTACTCCTCGATTCTGTTGTTGTCTTTCAGCTTGCTCAGCGGCGTTGCCATGGCAGGCGGCACCACCGAGGCCGGCATTGGCGGCGCATTGGGTGGGGTACTGGGCTCCGTGGTGGGCAACTCCATCGGTGGTAGCACCGGCGGCGCCATTGGTGCCGGCTTGGGCGGCGCGGCCGGCGGCGCCCTGGGTGCCGACAAGCGCCAGCGTGGCGAAGCGGCCATCGGCGGCGCACTGGGCGCGGCCGGCGGCAACGTGGTGGGTCGCTCCATGGGCGGCACCACCGGCAGTTATATCGGCGCGGCAGCCGGTGGTGGCGCCGGTGGCGCACTGGGCAACTACATGGGCAACAAGGCCGACGAAGACGAGCGCCACGAATCACGCCGCTACCGTCGCGACTACGACGATCGCCGCTACTATGACCGCGGCCACCACTACGGCCACCGCAAGCACAAGCGTCACTGGCGCGACTGA
- a CDS encoding FdhF/YdeP family oxidoreductase — MTSYEKLPDNAPASSPRYKPYPGPAGGWGALRSVAKAWVGSDNALKNIRALLKTNQNGGFDCPGCAWGDSPESGMVKFCENGAKAVNWEATKRRVDAAFFARYSVSALREQSDYWLEYQGRLTEPMVYDPTTDRYQPIDWDAAFALIARHLNNLASPDQAEFYTSGRASNEAAYLYQLFVRAYGTNNFPDCSNMCHEASGVALGQSVGVGKGTVTYDDFEHADAIFVWGQNPGTNHPRMLDPLRDAVKRGAQVVCVNPLKERGLERFQHPQNPLEMLTNTDRPTNTAFFRPALGGDMALLRGMAKFLLQWEREAHAKGEPPIFDHAFIAEHGHGVDEYLAVVDATPWEQIQAQSGLTLADIELSARMYCKGKRVIMCWAMGITQHRHSVPTIQEIVNLMLLRGNLGVPGAGLCPVRGHSNVQGDRTMGINERPPVFLLDALEKRFGFPVPRHNGHNTVEAIHAMLDGRAKVFIGLGGNFAQATPDTERTAQALRNCELTVHISTKLNRSHLVHGKQALILPCLGRTDIDLQGEGPQAVTVEDSFSMVHASNGQLKPLSRQMRSEPAVVAGIAAATLGKLPVDWHWLVADYDRIRDLIADTIPGFADFNERLQLPGGFYLGNSAGSRQWKTASGRANFKANLLPDSLLDARVRASGQVPDLIMQSMRSHDQYNTTIYGMDDRYRGVRGQRDVLFVNEADIVRLGFQPGQKVDIVSLWGDEHVRRVQGFTLLAFDIPAGQAAAYYPEVNPLVPLESIGDGSHTPTSKFIAIKLERAEDNGRII; from the coding sequence GTGACCTCCTACGAAAAACTGCCAGACAACGCCCCCGCCTCTTCCCCCCGCTACAAACCCTACCCCGGCCCCGCCGGTGGTTGGGGCGCGCTGCGCAGCGTGGCCAAGGCCTGGGTGGGCAGCGACAACGCCCTGAAGAACATCCGCGCCCTGCTCAAGACCAACCAGAACGGCGGCTTCGACTGCCCCGGCTGCGCCTGGGGCGACTCGCCCGAGAGCGGCATGGTCAAGTTCTGCGAGAACGGCGCCAAGGCGGTGAACTGGGAAGCCACCAAGCGCCGCGTCGACGCGGCGTTCTTCGCCCGCTACAGCGTCAGCGCGCTGCGCGAGCAGAGCGACTACTGGCTCGAATACCAGGGCCGCCTGACCGAACCGATGGTCTACGACCCGACCACCGACCGCTACCAGCCGATCGACTGGGACGCCGCCTTCGCCCTGATCGCCCGCCACCTGAACAACCTGGCCAGCCCTGACCAGGCCGAGTTCTACACCTCCGGCCGGGCCAGCAACGAAGCAGCCTACCTGTACCAGCTGTTCGTGCGCGCCTACGGCACCAACAACTTCCCCGACTGCTCGAACATGTGCCACGAGGCCAGCGGCGTGGCCCTGGGCCAGAGCGTGGGGGTGGGCAAGGGCACGGTCACCTACGACGACTTCGAGCACGCCGACGCGATCTTCGTCTGGGGCCAGAACCCCGGCACCAACCACCCGCGCATGCTCGACCCGTTGCGTGACGCGGTGAAGCGCGGCGCCCAGGTGGTCTGCGTCAACCCGCTCAAGGAGCGCGGCCTGGAGCGTTTCCAGCACCCGCAGAACCCGCTGGAGATGCTGACCAACACCGACCGCCCGACCAACACCGCATTCTTCCGCCCAGCCTTGGGCGGCGACATGGCGCTGCTGCGCGGCATGGCCAAGTTCCTGCTGCAATGGGAGCGCGAGGCGCACGCCAAAGGCGAACCGCCGATCTTCGACCACGCCTTCATCGCCGAGCACGGCCATGGCGTGGATGAGTACCTGGCGGTGGTCGATGCCACCCCGTGGGAGCAGATCCAGGCGCAATCGGGCCTGACCCTGGCCGACATCGAGCTGTCGGCACGCATGTACTGCAAGGGCAAGCGGGTGATCATGTGCTGGGCCATGGGCATCACCCAGCACCGCCACTCGGTGCCGACCATCCAGGAAATCGTCAACCTGATGCTGCTGCGCGGCAACCTGGGCGTGCCAGGCGCCGGCCTGTGCCCGGTGCGCGGCCACAGCAACGTGCAGGGCGACCGCACCATGGGCATCAACGAACGCCCGCCGGTGTTCCTGCTCGACGCCCTCGAAAAGCGCTTCGGCTTCCCGGTGCCACGCCACAACGGGCATAACACCGTCGAGGCGATCCACGCCATGCTCGACGGCCGGGCCAAGGTATTCATCGGGCTGGGCGGCAATTTCGCCCAGGCCACGCCGGATACCGAGCGCACCGCGCAGGCTCTGCGCAACTGCGAGCTGACCGTGCACATCAGCACCAAGCTCAACCGCAGCCACCTGGTCCACGGCAAGCAGGCGCTGATCCTGCCGTGCCTGGGCCGCACCGACATCGACCTGCAGGGTGAAGGCCCCCAGGCGGTCACGGTGGAAGACTCGTTCAGCATGGTCCACGCCTCCAACGGCCAGCTCAAACCGCTGTCCAGGCAGATGCGCTCGGAGCCAGCGGTGGTCGCCGGCATCGCCGCCGCCACCCTGGGCAAGCTGCCGGTGGACTGGCACTGGCTGGTGGCCGACTACGACCGCATCCGCGACCTGATCGCCGATACCATCCCGGGCTTCGCCGATTTCAACGAACGCCTGCAACTGCCTGGCGGCTTCTACCTGGGTAACAGTGCCGGCAGCCGGCAATGGAAAACGGCCAGCGGCCGCGCCAATTTCAAGGCCAATCTGCTGCCCGACAGCCTGCTCGACGCGCGTGTGCGTGCCAGCGGCCAGGTGCCGGACCTGATCATGCAGTCGATGCGCTCGCACGATCAGTACAACACCACCATCTATGGCATGGACGACCGCTACCGCGGCGTGCGCGGCCAGCGCGACGTGCTGTTCGTCAACGAAGCGGACATCGTCCGCCTGGGCTTCCAGCCGGGGCAGAAGGTCGACATCGTATCGCTGTGGGGGGATGAGCATGTGCGCCGGGTGCAGGGCTTCACCCTGCTGGCGTTCGACATTCCCGCAGGCCAGGCGGCGGCGTACTATCCGGAGGTGAACCCACTGGTACCGCTGGAGAGCATCGGCGATGGCAGCCACACGCCGACGTCGAAGTTCATCGCCATCAAGCTGGAACGCGCGGAGGACAACGGGCGAATCATCTGA